In the genome of Monodelphis domestica isolate mMonDom1 chromosome 2, mMonDom1.pri, whole genome shotgun sequence, one region contains:
- the LOC107652277 gene encoding endogenous retrovirus group K member 8 Gag polyprotein-like, which produces MGKTLSKEALFIKELKERIKERNVEVKKRDLLRFFSFIEQRCPWLILHGPGIHPLTWDKVGRDLNDFARSGQPIPEDFFTFYGLIRDILKEADSSAQVSHLLSLAEDAIEESKKQTEETPELGNMDKKYKTPSQEIPELDNMDKKYKTPSLLDEPINTPSHLPEPLPPSHRPALYPVLYDSNTPETLNPAYQTELDEAAAGYHPPDFLKNKPPPYNPLYPSSILPTLPNTNDLKIATAHLTKQITDLKQFIDLQHEIGHLTSQLHDLQVATMKPISHSKKPKNNPSKLQKPLLAFPAVTRRRATTGTTPEDVDIEEIPDELSQPHQNSPPVSSESDREEGDEEANQGVHTTDTTRPHAHPFKRLKFKQIKDLHSAVKNYGLNAPFTLSILESLGVEGHLLPSEWTKVIQSVLSRGQFLTWKAEFQERVENQAKSNLTNPQTANWTVDKLIGRGHYAPDTVQLRLPPGLLMQTAHAALAAWRAVPASGAITAPISKILQGPNEPYAQFVARLLETTERVLGQDGTDNPVVRHLAIENANPACKAALRGKSRELDLNGMIRLCNDIDSYDHRINKSISLAIGAAIQATRQNAPRNCFKCGMPGHFARECPSNQATPSLPFSPSGVPSRPPPSVCPKCRKGRHWARDCRSKTTSNGQNIQPIQGNGMRGSLGSPFPTPLLEPQQAAQAWTSVPPPPEY; this is translated from the coding sequence ATGGGGAAAACACTGTCTAAGGAAGCTCTgtttataaaagaattaaaagaaagaattaaagagcGCAATGTAGAAGTTAAGAAAAGAGATCTGTTGCGCTTCTTCTCCTTCATTGAACAACGCTGCCCGTGGCTCATTCTCCATGGCCCTGGCATTCACCCCCTAACTTGGGATAAGGTTGGCCGAGACCTTAATGATTTTGCACGCTCAGGTCAGCCCATCCCTGAGGATTTCTTTACCTTTTATGGCCTGATTCGGGACATCCTTAAAGAGGCTGATTCCAGCGCACAGGTCTCCCACCTCCTCAGCCTTGCTGAGGACGCTATTGAGGAAAGTAAAAAACAGACTGAAGAAACCCCTGAATTAGGCAACATGgacaaaaaatacaaaaccccGTCTCAAGAAATCCCTGAATTAGACAACATggataaaaaatacaaaaccccGTCTCTCTTAGACGAACCTATTAACACCCCCTCACACTTACCAGAACCACTGCCTCCCTCCCACAGACCCGCTCTCTATCCTGTCCTTTACGATAGCAATACACCAGAGACCCTCAATCCCGCATACCAGACTGAACTGGATGAGGCGGCAGCCGGATACCACCCTCCAGACTTCCTTAAAAACAAGCCCCCTCCCTACAATCCGCTTTACCCTTCCTCGATTTTACCAACTCTTCCCAATACAAATGACCTAAAGATAGCCACTGCTCATTTAACTAAGCAAATCACTGATCTCAAACAATTTATAGACTTACAACATGAGATCGGCCACTTAACAAGCCAATTACATGACCTTCAGGTCGCCACCATGAAACCAATCTCACATtcaaaaaaacctaaaaacaaCCCCTCCAAACTACAAAAGCCCCTCCTGGCCTTCCCGGCAGTTACCAGGCGTAGGGCCACCACCGGTACCACCCCGGAGGATGTAGACATAGAGGAGATCCCTGACGAACTGTCCCAACCCCACCAAAATTCACCCCCCGTTTCCTCTGAATCTGACAGAGAGGAGGGGGATGAAGAAGCGAATCAAGGGGTCCATACCACCGATACAACTCGGCCCCATGCCCACCCATTtaaaagacttaaattcaaacagATTAAGGACCTCCATTCAGCAGTAAAAAACTATGGCCTCAATGCTCCCTTCACCCTTTCTATCTTGGAAAGTCTCGGGGTAGAAGGGCACTTACTCCCCTCAGAATGGACTAAGGTTATACAATCTGTCTTGTCTAGAGGCCAGTTTTTAACCTGGAAGGCAGAGTTTCAGGAAAGGGTAGAAAATCAAGCAAAATCAAATCTCACAAACCCCCAAACAGCCAATTGGACAGTAGACAAACTCATCGGTCGTGGTCATTATGCCCCTGACACCGTGCAATTGAGATTGCCTCCTGGCCTCCTCATGCAAACTGCCCACGCCGCCTTAGCCGCATGGCGCGCTGTCCCTGCCTCCGGGGCCATCACCGCCCCGATCTCTAAAATCCTCCAGGGACCAAACGAGCCCTATGCTCAATTTGTAGCCAGACTCTTAGAGACAACAGAAAGGGTCTTGGGACAGGACGGTACCGATAACCCAGTGGTTAGACACCTGGCCATTGAAAACGCCAACCCTGCCTGTAAGGCCGCCCTTAGAGGAAAATCTAGAGAGCTTGATCTGAACGGCATGATCCGCTTATGTAATGATATTGACTCTTATGACCACAGAATTAACAAATCTATCTCCTTAGCTATTGGAGCAGCCATTCAAGCCACCCGACAGAACGCTCCCCGTAATTGCTTTAAGTGCGGCATGCCCGGACATTTTGCTCGTGAATGTCCCTCCAATCAGGCTACCCCTAGTTTACCTTTCAGCCCCTCGGGTGTGCCTTCGAGACCGCCCCCAAGTGTCTGTCCAAAATGTCGGAAAGGGCGTCACTGGGCCCGCGATTGCCGCTCCAAAACTACCTCAAATGGACAAAATATTCAACCTATCCAGGGAAACGGGATGCGGGGCTCCCTCGGGAGCCCCTTCCCCACGCCCTTGCTCGAGCCACAACAGGCAGCGCAGGCTTGGACCTCTGTTCCTCCTCCACCAGAATATTAA